The Thiorhodovibrio frisius genome segment CGCGCCACGGCAATTGATTCTTGCCCATGCCGCGCTAGGCGACCCGGACAAGGGGTTTTTGTTGCATGACGAGCGCGCCGCACGCGAATTACCGCCCCTGGCGGGGCTATCCCGCGACGACACCCACGCCTGGATTCAAGACTGGACACTCCAGCGTGACCCGGACGATAACGCCTATCACACGCAGATCGCAGCCCCTGACTTCGCCTTTGACCTGCGCCTGGTGCCACCCGGCCCACCGGTGCTGAACGGCCGCGCCGGCTTCAGTCAAAAAAGTCCCGATCCGCAGGACGCCAGCCACTACTACAGCCGCCCGCAGCTTGAGATCAGCGGCACACTGCGTCTGAGCGAACAGGCATTTCCCGTCACCGGCCGGGCCTGGCTGGATCACGAATGGTCCACCGCCTATCTGGCCGAGCAGGCCGCCGGCTGGGACTGGATCGGCATCAACCTGCACGATGGCGGCTCGCTGATGGCCTACCAGATGCGTCGCGCTGATGGCTCCAAGCTCTGGGCCGGCGGCACCCTGGTGCGACCCGGAGCATCCGTGCAAGTGCTGGCCCCGGATGACATCAGCTTTACCCCTCGGCGTTGGTGGCAATCACCGCGCACGGGAACTGACTATCCGGTGGAATGGTCATTGGATATTCCAGGGACCCGGTTGCGCCTGGTCCCTCTGATGGACGACCAAGAACTCGACGCCCGCCGATCCACCGCCACCATCTACTGGGAAGGCGCCGTGCGAGTGCTTGAGCAACGTCCAGAGTCGGACAAGGCCAAGTCT includes the following:
- a CDS encoding lipocalin-like domain-containing protein, giving the protein MRIAASTSVGRGKPARALLAALGLTLLPLLSVPTPASEAGTFTPVTPERALRFPRDFGAHPDYRTEWWYITGWLTDSQGRERGFQVTFFRSATGIGADNPSRFAPRQLILAHAALGDPDKGFLLHDERAARELPPLAGLSRDDTHAWIQDWTLQRDPDDNAYHTQIAAPDFAFDLRLVPPGPPVLNGRAGFSQKSPDPQDASHYYSRPQLEISGTLRLSEQAFPVTGRAWLDHEWSTAYLAEQAAGWDWIGINLHDGGSLMAYQMRRADGSKLWAGGTLVRPGASVQVLAPDDISFTPRRWWQSPRTGTDYPVEWSLDIPGTRLRLVPLMDDQELDARRSTATIYWEGAVRVLEQRPESDKAKSEEIGRGYLEMTGYWQRQSGL